TTAAATGCTAAGGATTCATCGAATTTGTACCTGGTTATAAACAATTTACAATCTGAAAATGATCAATGTCATCATATTAGTATCATTTTCAAGGTTTTAACACACactataatactatataatcACAACgattaatgaaaatgatattttataacATTGGGGCAAGAGTAGATAGTCGGTGCAGAGGCACGGGCAAGGATCGACTCCTACTTCGGAAGCAGGGAGGATATGAATGAACCGAAACACGTTGAAAAAGAGGAATTccgaaaatatgcaaatacaTATTCGAGGAGGGATTAACAGATTCATAGTTGCTACTATACCACCTAATTACGTGCATCTAATTTTCCAGCATCGATCTCGTAAGACCTCAAAGGTTAAGCATGTATAGCCTGAGGAGATTTTGAGATGTGTGAGCCCAGATAATTTTGTCGGGAGCATGTAAATGATATAAAACTGGCAGAGGGTTGGGCCGCTTTGGACTGGGTGAGCCGGCCGGTTGGGCTGGAAACCAGGAACCGGTTGAACcggttcaaaaaaatttaaacttttttaaatgccttaaaatcaatttttaagaaattatactccacaatattcttctttctttcatATTAACTCATATTTGTATTGGGCCtatgaattgataaaaaaatatacttgaAAAATCATTGTAGTCTCTTTATAGAAGTATTCCACAAgattcttctttcatttttcaatgtgTGATGAaaagtctttattttatagtcATCTTTTCCGATCTTTTccctttactttttcaatgtGGAATGTAGTTTCTTTTGTTAATATGTTCCATATTATATCAACCATCAACTATATACCATGATATATATGTGTGCATATATACATAGACTATGTAAATCCAGAGTTTAGTCCTTTTTTGCAATCTTCTGTAAAGCATAAATCCTGATTTAGTACCTTAATCACAATCTTCTGTGAAGCATAGtgtttttgcttctttttctctttatcagAAAAGAAggaatatactactcctactactatAACTTTTTAGTTTCAGATGTATTGCTAGTTGTTGTTGCAAGTCTTGCTATTGCTTGTTTGTCAAACATTTTGTTAATGAATTCAACTGTTTTACAAATATGCTTCATTTTCTTGATAACTGAATTACTATTACTAAAAACAGACATGGCCTAGTGGCATTCAGCAGTGTTGAtcctttccattttatttgtctATTCTTCCTTTCTAAATAGTGGGTATGTatgatttcaattatgtaatgTTAAAAAGGCTGTTggtattaaaattcatgatacTTTAGATCAATCATGTATCATATTCCTGCAAGAAGGAAATGGAATAATAGTGCTTAAAACATGGACTAGTATTTGTTTCTAAATCATTGATGGCTGTCAGGATAAACTGGTTCTTTTTCAGCTCTAATGTTGCATTATACAAAagcaaattaattaacaagcAGTTACATTagtcaatataatagcaatttCCCACGAATTTCACCCAAATTTAATCCGAGTTGACACGTTGGAATGTCTacaatatagtactaataactagggttgggttgggtttaGTGAAGTTAAGTCTGTGTAAATTATGTCACTTGTGGGTATCAATGGAAACTAAGTTttgttagttataactaacttttgcaaaatatcttaaatataactatcacaatttaaattattttttcatgaaataaatatcaaattaaaaatatttaaggaCACTAACAAGATATTAATTAGTatgttttaataataaaatttgattttatttgaattttcaatatttttgacaATTATACTCAATGTCAATCATATGCATGTCCAACGTCAACGAATTGAATTGGTATATTCAAGGAATTGAGTTGACAATAATCAAGAtgtaaaaaaatgacaaaaatgcccattttatattaattaatataaaattaactaatGGCTAGGAATTGGTAGTAGATATGAATTGGCTGTGCAGATAACAATTGATCatcataattatttgaaacatatttttattcacatcaacttgtttttttatattaacactCAAATACAATAGTCTATTATGCTATCTGGCCACCTGCTGCAGGGGAGGCCAAGAAATCTGGTTGTCGTCTGTCTGTTTGAGCAGATTGCTAGCAGTGTAGATGCATCATAATTAATCAAAGTCTACATGATGAATGGatagtaagaaaaagaaaattgcgATTGTtgcaatttttcttatttagtcAAGATAGAAACGTAGAACAATCAGTAATAGGAGAAAATCCCAGCCAGTCAGTcctataaacaaaatttatgaaaatctgggacaataaaaaaaaaaacattcacctGGGTAGGCTGCATTGACAATAAGCAGGAACGCGATGAGACCAGGATGgttaaataatatgaaatgGCTCCAGCTTTCACCACTTGGCAAAACATAATAGGTCATTTTAATTGGTATTTGCCAAAACAAGTTCTGACACGAACATCAAATGGCTACAATTAAGCACTTTGATCATGGGGCAAGTCACTCAAAGTGGCTGCGTTTACATCTGATATTCATTGGATTGAAGCTAACCTATTCAAAAAAGAGTCATCCagaattgacattttttaaattttataagaaaaccAAATCAAGAAAGGCTTATTGCTgaattccaatttcaattcaCAGTTAGAGGATATGCATTTAGCAGAACATACTGCCCCGCCAATCAATGCTGTTATAGTTCCGAATGAAAAAACATAGACAACAAATAATACAGAGGTTTGGCAGAAAGTGGATATAATGAAAAGTATTTGAATGAGATCCAACATCCTGTTATATAAGTAAACTAAAACAGCACAAAGATGCCAAATAGCCCATTCAGGAATTTGAGGTCCAGCGTCCACATATGGCACAATTGCTTAGAACGAACTGGAAGGCAAATGAATCAGACACAGCCCATTTATCACAACATTTTAGCCACTATTCATCAAAAGGGACATTCAGATTTCAAAGTATGGTAATATAGAGGAAACTTGCAGATTCCAGTTGCAGTTGCTATTCAAATCAATGTTCAATAAAGGATCCTGAGCGATATATACGAGTCAAATCAGTTTAGCTTTAAAAATCACGCCCTAAATGTATCATTTGACAAAGAATCTATAAACAATTATTAGTGAGGCTCAAAAAATAATACCTTTGACATGGCAGAAGTAATGACTTCCCTGACATCAGCCAGTTCTAGAGTTGTTCTTCCCTGCAGAGCTGAAACCAGACAGCAGATTCGACAGAAAACTGCCTCCATCTTTCTTAGTGGAATGACTCAAGTTGCTTATCAGAGACCAATGCGTGTCAAAGTCTGGCTCATAACCCTTCTGCTGCATCACTTTCAAGAGCTCCGACGTCTTGCTAATGTTCTTCTCTGACCGGTATCTATTAATCACGCAGTTGAACGCCTCACGCTGTGGAGTTTCACCTAACTGGATCATGGATTTAAGCAGATCTTCTGCTTCCACCACTCGACCGCCTGCACTCAGTGCACGAATAAGACTGTCCCAAGTAGTCATACTTGGTTTTAAGTCCCTACACAGCATCTCCTTATGAAAATCCAGAGCAACATCCAACTTCTGGCCTTTGCAGAAACCTTGAATGAGGCAGTCGTAGCTGGTGGCCTCCGGATGGCTCCCTTTCTGCAGCATAACGTTCAAAAGGTTGACTGCTTTATCCACACGGCCATGCTGGgaaaattgtttgattaaattatcATACTTGATGTGGTTCGGTGTCAGACCTTGCAACGCCATTCTGTCAATAAATCCTACTGCTTCATGGCGTCGACCCTTACTGAGAAGTGCCTCAACAATATCGTTCTGAATGGCCGAACCATGGATCCAACCTCTCAATTCCATTTCTCGACTCAAATTCAAGGCTGGCTCAAGCTCTCCTTCGTGGCAGAGAGAATTGATAACTCCTCGTAGCGTACGATTAGTTGGCTTCAGATCTTTCCTCATCATAGTCGTCAGGTAGTGAAGAGCGTGTGATACATCTTTATGCAACAGGAGTCCTCGAATGACAAAATTGAAAGTAACATCATCAAAATGTAGTCCTTTGTTTTGAAGAGCACCAATCACTGTATCCAATGTCTTCCGCCTCGATGAAAGATGAAATATCAGAATATTATACAGCACGATCTCTGGGATGCAAGTTACTCGAAGCATAAGCTCTTTCAAGCTCAGTGCAAGAGAGAACCTTCCGTCTCTGCATATGAGGCGTACCATGCTACTGTAACTAGAAGGGGAGATACTTAAATCCTTTCGTATCATTACCCCGAGGGTCTCTCGAATTTTCTTCAAGTTATTTCGTTGACAATAGCCTGCAATGGAAGAGTTACACATCTCAGCATCCAGAACTAAGCCCTTCACTTCCATGAATATACGAGCTGCTTCTTCAAACCTTCCCAACTTACAGAGCCCATTCACGAAAGCAGAGTGGAAAGGGAGCTGTGCAGAAGACTGATTCCCCCATATATGTCTCAGTTCAACAGCGTTCTCATAATTAGTCCTACACAAGTGAGAAATTAAGCGAGTCAATGCCTGCATAGGCGGAGGCAGACCCTTAGGGATCATAGTTTCGAGAACCTTGTAGGCTTCGGCGAACCTTTTCTCCTGACAAAACCCACTCACAATACGGCTATAAGGTATGTGGTAATACGACAAGGCGGCTTGCTTAGAAAACTCGTCTATCAAAACACAAGCGGTAGCAGTGAATCCTTGACGACAAAGCCCTTCAACTAACGAGtcaaaaatttccaaaatatcaCAAGAGCTGACAAAGAGCATGGCCTCAAATAACTCTAGTGCCTCATTTAACAACTTGTTCTTGCAGAGATGACGCAGAATGGCCTTTCCATCTTTCAATTCAGGCAACCAATTAGATTTGCGTGCAAGATTCAAGTAGAAGTGAAGGCTCGGCAAGTCACCTTTTTTGCATGCATCAACCAACAACGCAGAGTATGTACCGTTATCAATTTTGTAACCCCTTCGTGTCATACCATCAAAAAGTGTCCTTGCCCTAAAAGTGTATCCCATTTTGCAGTTAGTCCGAACAAGCAAATTTAAAGTGCTTTCATCGAGTTGATAAGTTGATTTGGACATGGTCTCGAAATGATGGTTAATGACCTTGGCATTGAAGGGAGCTCAACAGAGGCAACAAAATAACGAAGACAAGGCAGGCAAAGATATATCTTGGCCCCACCGTGTCATTTCACCCTCCATTATGAGAATATTTTCTGTGTCTAAACTGTGTAATTTCTCCATTATATAGGAGTTGAAATCCGGCATCATGACATCATCGAGAACTTGAGTAATTGCTCTCTCATACTCATCCAGATCCGTGTGTAAATAGAGTCCATTACCAAGTTTGTCAAAAAACTCTGCTTTAGTAAATCCTTTGTCATTGTCCCTTCTAATATTCACACTCAATGGACTCAGCCCCAAGAGCTCGAACCCTTTAGCTAGTGGATCTTCCGTTGCTGAGAGTTTTACTAAGCTATGATCCAACATCTCACAAACTATTGCCTTTACTTCGTCAAATTGTCTAGCTTTACAAAATCCGGCCACGAGTACTTTATAGGTAGAGAAATCGGGAGCCACTcccatatctttcatttcAACAAGTATGCTGCGAGCATGTATCCACATACCATCCTTAAACAAACCACTCAACAGAGCATTATAAGAATATAGATGCGGCTTGAGACCTCTTGACACAATATCTGACATATAAAAGAAAGCATTCTTCAGTCTCCTCTCACGACAACTGGACCCAATCAAGATACCTATCGATATTTCATCAGGATGAAAACCAAGTTCTTCCAAATTCCGCAAGAACACGCTTGCTTCCTCAACACCAAAATTTCTGCACACTGAGGACAGAATCTTGTTCCCATGTATAGCATCCGGTACAACTTTAAAGTCAGCGAAAAAACTCAATAGATCATCGTAGTCCTTCTTATCACAATACCCACTAACGATTGCACTTATGATTAA
The genomic region above belongs to Salvia hispanica cultivar TCC Black 2014 chromosome 3, UniMelb_Shisp_WGS_1.0, whole genome shotgun sequence and contains:
- the LOC125213061 gene encoding LOW QUALITY PROTEIN: pentatricopeptide repeat-containing protein At5g15280, mitochondrial-like (The sequence of the model RefSeq protein was modified relative to this genomic sequence to represent the inferred CDS: substituted 1 base at 1 genomic stop codon), with product MELKIQNNPADLPPLSFRRQFLQPAPPPLSFSRITHHPTEFSLSLSSSIAAPLHSSLLFHSTDHSHAATSTIEFSNVATSISAAKFSSMYVIFSRNLSRRIPPLITHQRKTHFPTEIDHFSPQTLSGIAKSAISNKADKSTTLLLKDYIFRLSHISPKIVRRFWRVSVLKPQDVLELLVGFECRGEKSEIEVRKVESLWEIFKWASNQSREFEHLPRSCNIMASMLVQAGFYREVENLLSRRECQGFLLDYEDVFSGLIEGYVGAFELDRVVLVYERMRGLGLVPSGTSYRALLRYLIEVDAPQLTYHVYDDMINVGIGGSLEEKWIHENLIRRLCVDGKVQEARDLFRKVMSFGMKPSSLIISAIVSGYCDKKDYDDLLSFFADFKVVPDAIHGNKILSSVCRNFGVEEASVFLRNLEELGFHPDEISIGILIGSSCRERRLKNAFFYMSDIVSRGLKPHLYSYNALLSGLFKDGMWIHARSILVEMKDMGVAPDFSTYKVLVAGFCKARQFDEVKAIVCEMLDHSLVKLSATEDPLAKGFELLGLSPLSVNIRRDNDKGFTKAEFFDKLGNGLYLHTDLDEYERAITQVLDDVMMPDFNSYIMEKLHSLDTENILIMEGEMTRWGQDISLPALSSLFCCLCXAPFNAKVINHHFETMSKSTYQLDESTLNLLVRTNCKMGYTFRARTLFDGMTRRGYKIDNGTYSALLVDACKKGDLPSLHFYLNLARKSNWLPELKDGKAILRHLCKNKLLNEALELFEAMLFVSSCDILEIFDSLVEGLCRQGFTATACVLIDEFSKQAALSYYHIPYSRIVSGFCQEKRFAEAYKVLETMIPKGLPPPMQALTRLISHLCRTNYENAVELRHIWGNQSSAQLPFHSAFVNGLCKLGRFEEAARIFMEVKGLVLDAEMCNSSIAGYCQRNNLKKIRETLGVMIRKDLSISPSSYSSMVRLICRDGRFSLALSLKELMLRVTCIPEIVLYNILIFHLSSRRKTLDTVIGALQNKGLHFDDVTFNFVIRGLLLHKDVSHALHYLTTMMRKDLKPTNRTLRGVINSLCHEGELEPALNLSREMELRGWIHGSAIQNDIVEALLSKGRRHEAVGFIDRMALQGLTPNHIKYDNLIKQFSQHGRVDKAVNLLNVMLQKGSHPEATSYDCLIQGFCKGQKLDVALDFHKEMLCRDLKPSMTTWDSLIRALSAGGRVVEAEDLLKSMIQLGETPQREAFNCVINRYRSEKNISKTSELLKVMQQKGYEPDFDTHWSLISNLSHSTKKDGGSFLSNLLSGFSSAGKNNSRTG